In Pseudoxanthomonas sp. SE1, the genomic stretch AGCGGCAAGCGCGGCATCACCCTGATCCAGGCCGAGCACCTGCCGGTGATCGCGGCGCTGGCACAGCGCAATGACCTGCAGGCGGCGCTGCTTCGCCGCAACGTGGTGGTGTCGGGCATTCCACTGGTCGCATTGAAGGAGCGCCGCTTCCGCATCGGCACCGCCGTGTTCGAGGGCACCGAGGAATGCGACCCCTGCTCGCGCATGGAAGACGCACTGGGTCCCGGTGGCTACAACGCGATGCGCGGCCACGGGGGCCTGTGCGCGCGCATCGTCGAAGGCGGCGCGTTCCGCATCGGTGACGCGGTGGAAGCGCTCTGATGCGCGGCCACTGCATCCTGTCGCACGGCTTCGAGAGCGGCCCCGACGCCACCAAGGTCACTGCGCTGGCGGACGTCGCCGAACGCCTGGGATGGAGCCACGAACGTCCCGATTACACCGACCTCGACGCGCGGCGCGATGTCAGTTCGCTGGGCGATGTGGTCGCACGGCTGGAGCGCCTGCGCGGCCTGGCGCACGCGGCGGCAGCGCGCGGTCCCGTGGTGCTGGCGGGTTCCAGTCTCGGCGCCTACATCGCGGGCCGCATCTCGCTGGAGGTGCCGGTGCGCGGGCTGTTCCTGATGGCGCCGCCGATCACGATGGGTCCGCTGCCGGCGCTGGATGCCGCCGCGGTACCGGTTTCGGTCATCCACGGTTGGGATGACGAACTGATCCCGGCGCAGGCGGTTGTCGACTGGGCTTTCCGACGTCGCGCGCGTCTGCTGCTGCTGAACGACGGGCATCGCCTGTCCGATCATGTCGCCGTGTCCGCAGAGGCCTTCGGGCAGTTGCTGACCGGGCTTTGAATTTCCCTGCCATCATTCCGGCCCAAGCCGGGCTTTCAGCCGCTGAATGGCGGGTCATCCATGTTGATCCTGCTTCTGCTCCGGAATGCTTGCGCGGAGCAAGATGGGTCCCAGCGTTCGCTGGGACGACGATCCTGTTTATCGAGGTTGCATCGTGAAATTTTTCGTTTCCTGCGCCAAGGGCCTGGAATACCTGCTTGCCGATGAATTGATCGCGCTCGGCGTGCCCAAGGCCACCGCCACGGTCGCTGGCGTCAATGCGGAGGGCGAGCCCGTGGACGCGCAGCGCGCCGTGCTGTGGTCGCGCCTGGCCAGTCGCGTGCTGTGGCCGATCGCCGAGTTCGAGTGCCTCGACGAGCAGGCGCTGTATGACGGCGTGATGGCGATCGCGTGGGAGCAGCACACACGGCCTGAGCTGACGCTGGCGGTGGATGCGCATGTCTCTGGCGAAGCCATCACTCATGCGCGTTATGCCGCGCAGCGCGTCAAGGATGCCGTGGTCGACCGCCTGCGCCAGCAGGGGCTGGAACGGCCCTCGGTGGACGTGGAACAGCCCGACGTGCGCATCAACCTGTCGCTGCGCAAGGGGCGCGCGACGATCTCCATCGATCTGGGCGGTGGGCCGATGCATCGCCGCGGCTGGCGACAGGCGCAGAACGAGGCGCCGTTGAAGGAAAACCTCGCGGCCGCCGTGCTGATGCGCGGCGGCTGGCCCGCGCTGTACCACGAAGGCGGCGCACTGCTGGACCCGATGTGCGGCAGCGGCACGCTGCTGATCGAGGGTGCGCTGATGGCCGCCGACGTCGCGCCTGGCCTGCAACGGCACGGCAACGTGTTGCCGTCGCGCTGGCTCGGCTTCGACGTAGCGTCATGGCGGGCATTGTTCGCCGAGGCGGTACAGCGCGAAACGGAAGGACGCAAGGCGCTGCGTCCGGCGTTCTTCGGCAGCGATATCGACCTGGGGTCGATCCGCGCCGCACGGGACAATGCGGTGCTCGCGGGCCTGGCCGGCCAGTTGCAGTTCGAGGCGTGCGACATGGCGCAATTGCCCGTGCGCGAAGAACCTCGGGGCCTGGTGGTCTGCAATCCGCCCTACGACGAACGCCTCGCTGCCGACGCCGACCTTTACCGCGCGCTGGGTGATGCCCTGCAGAGGTCGGTACCGCAGTGGCGGGCCAGCCTGCTGTGCGGCAACGCCGACCTCGGTTACGCCACCGGCCTGCGCGCCGGCAAGAAATACCAACTGTTCAATGGCGCCATCGAGTGCGCGCTGATCGTCTGCGACCCGGTCGCGGCGCCCGCGCGCGAACCGCGTGAAGCGAAGCCGCTGTCGGAGGGCGCCCAGATGGTCGCCAACCGCCTGCGCAAGAACCTGAAGAAGTTCAAGAGCTGGCGCGCGCGCGAAAATGTCACCTGCTACCGCGCCTATGACGCCGACCTGCCCGAGTACGCGGCGGCCATCGACGTCTACGTGGAGGAAGGCGGACAGGGCCGCACCTTCCTGCACGTGCAGGAATACGCCGCACCTGCCACCATCCCCGAGCATGACGTGCGCCGCCGCTTCAGCGAGCTGCTGGCGGCCACGCGCGAGGTGTTCGGCGTGCCGCAGGAGCAGATCGCGGTGAAGTCGCGCGAACGCGGCAAGGGCGGCGCCAAGTACGGCCGCATGCAGCAGCGGGACGAGTTCATCGTGGTGCGCGAGTCGGGTGCGCTGCTGAGGGTCAACCTGTTCGATTACCTCGACACCGGCCTGTTCCTCGACCATCGCCCGCTGCGATGGCGCATGGCGCAGGAAGCGCGCGGCAAGCGGTTCCTCAACCTGTTCTGCTACACCGGCGTGGCCAGCGTGCAGGCGGCGGTGGCGGGCGCAGCGAGTACGACCAGCGTGGACCTGTCGGCCACCTACCTGCAGTGGTGCGCGGACAACCTGGCGGAGAACGGCCTGGGTGGCGCGAAGCACCGCCTGGTGCAGGCCGATGCCGTGCGCTGGCTGGAAGCCGAGCAGGCCGAGTACGACCTGGTCTTCTGCGATCCGCCGACGTTCTCGAACTCCGCGCGCGCCGACGATTTCGATGTGCAGAAGGAGCATGTCCGCCTGCTGCGTGCGGCAGTCGCCCGGCTGGCGCCGGGCGGGGTACTTTACTTCAGCAACAACTTCCGCCGCTTCAAGCTGGACGAGGCCGCGGTGGCCGAGTTCGCGCGCTGCGAGGACATCAGCGCGAAGACCATCCCGCCGGATTTCGAGCGCAACGCCCGCATCCACCGCGCGTGGCGGCTGACGCGGGCGTAAGCGGCCTCAACCGACGATGAGGACGAAGTCGCCGCGCTGGGACGCCATCGACAGGGCCAGCGTGCTGCGGCTGGAAGCCAGGTCGGCGGCGGAGAGTGCCGTGCTCGGGGGATGCGCGCGGTAGCTGGCGTCCTCGGCAAGGGTGTCGCGGACCACATAGCCCATCAGCACGTTGACCAGTTCGCCGAGCGCATCGATGGCGAGTTCTTCGTCGCATTCCGCCGGCGGGATCGACAGCAGCGAACAGGCCATGGCCCGGGCGGTCGCGCGGCTGCAGCCCACGCCCACGAGCAGGGATTGGGACCCGGCGTCGATGCGCACGTGCGCGGTGACGTCGCAGGCCTCCAGCGCGGCATCGTCCGCGATGCCCGATGCCTGGCACTGGCTGCCCGCCAGGCGCGGGAACAGACGATTGCAGACCCGGATGGTGCTGGTGGCCATGTCGGCCAGCGCGTGGCCGGCAATGCCAAGCGCCAGCGCATGGTTGGCCTCGTCGAGGTCGCGACGATGCGCGACCAGTTCTGCGTCGAGCACTTCCGCGCTCACCGCGCCCTGTTCGACCAGGATCTGGCCGAACAGCTTGCGGCCCTTTTTCTGCGCGGTCAGCAGCACATCGAGCTGCCCGGCATCCAGCAGCCCCATCTCCAGCGCGATGTCGCCGAAGCGACGGTCTTCGGCGCGCTGGCGCTCGTTGATGCGGCGGGCCTGCGCGGCATCCAGCATGCGATGGTGGACGGCAAGCTCGCCGAGCAGGGGATTGGACGCACGCTGCGCATCGAGCGCGGCGAGGAGTTGTGCGGAGGTGATGGTGCCGCGTTCCAGCAGGAACTGGCCCAGGAATTTCGCTGCCATGATGTCGTCTCGTGCGGAGGTGAAGGAAGGACGTGCGTGGCGGTCAGGCGACCGCTTCGTGCAGCACGCGATCCATCACTTCGGGATCGATGGGCTTCTGGAGGTACGACTTCGCGCCCAGCTTCAGACACTCCTCGATGTCGCTCTGTGCCCCGAGCGAGCTGAGGATCACCACCCGCGCATCCGGGTCCTGCGCCAGGATCCGGCCCAGCGCCTGCTTGCCGTCGCATTCGGGCATTACCAGGTCCATCAACACCACGTCGGGCTTCAGTGCCAGGTATTGGCTGACGGCTTCAAGGCCGTTGCCGGCTTCGCCCACCACATGGAAGCCGCAGTCGTCGAGCTGGCGCGCCGCCAGCATGCGCAGTGCGCGCGAATCATCGCAAAGCAGAACCGTCGGACGTGACGTCATTTCAAGGATCCCCCTGTGGATCGTGCAGGCCGCGCGCGGATGCGACGCGGGGCGACATGTAGGCGGTATCGGCCGGTCCGGGGAGTTCTTGAGAGGAGCGGGCGTCAGGGGGATGCGCCGGTCGCCAGCGTTTCCTCGATACGACTGAACGCGGAATGCGCGCCAGCCGGCGAAGCACCGGCATCCGTCGCGAAATACACCACGCCGGTGCCCGCGCGCAGGTCCACCCACAGCCCCGACCGCAGGCCATAGGCGTCGCCGGAATGACCCACGCGGGCAACCCCGTCGCCGAATGGATCGTCGCCGCAGCCGTCCACGGGGGTGGCCAGCGTCTGCACGGCGAGGCCGTAGCGGCAGAAGAACGCCTGGTTCCGCCCGTCGCCGGTATCTTCTTCGTGCGTCACGCCGTTGCCGCCGTCGAAGGTCCACTGCGGCGCCACCATTGCGTCGACGCTGGCGGGCATGAGCAGGCGCACGCCGTCGATCTCGCCATGGTTCAGCAGCAGCCGGCCGATCCTCGCCAGCCCGTAGGCGGAAATGCGCAGGCCGCCCTGTGGCGAGAACAACGCACCGTTCTCACCGGGCTTCCAGCGCGTGAGGTCGCAGTCGGCGCCTTCGGCGGTGACGACGGCGCAAGCCGGCTTCCCTGCGAGGTTGTCGTCGCGGACCACGTGTCCGTCGCGGTAGAGGACCACTGCACGCATGGCGGTGGCGTCGTCGCAGGCCGCCCAGTTGAAGCAGGCATCGAGCTCCAGCGGCGCCAGCACCAGCCGCTGCATCAGGCGGTCGAATCGCTCGCCGGTGGCGCTCTCCATCGCCATCGCCACCAGCGGGAAGTTGAGGTTGGTGTAGCGGAAGTGCGCACCCGGCGCATGCGCGTCGTCCCATGCCTTCGGATCATCGAGGATCGTCTTCAGCGTTTCGCCCAGCGGCGTGGCGTAGTAGCCGGCGGCGTCGGTGAGGCTGGACTGGTGGGACAGCAGCAGGCGCAGGGTGATCTTCGTTCCGGGAAAGCGCGGATGGCGCAGTGGCCAGCCGAG encodes the following:
- a CDS encoding MOSC domain-containing protein, with the translated sequence MPLNPESPLAKLMATLPRAGQVEWIGLRPARDEVMVATEAVEAVTGGGLVGDRYKGGSGKRGITLIQAEHLPVIAALAQRNDLQAALLRRNVVVSGIPLVALKERRFRIGTAVFEGTEECDPCSRMEDALGPGGYNAMRGHGGLCARIVEGGAFRIGDAVEAL
- a CDS encoding alpha/beta fold hydrolase, producing MMRGHCILSHGFESGPDATKVTALADVAERLGWSHERPDYTDLDARRDVSSLGDVVARLERLRGLAHAAAARGPVVLAGSSLGAYIAGRISLEVPVRGLFLMAPPITMGPLPALDAAAVPVSVIHGWDDELIPAQAVVDWAFRRRARLLLLNDGHRLSDHVAVSAEAFGQLLTGL
- the rlmKL gene encoding bifunctional 23S rRNA (guanine(2069)-N(7))-methyltransferase RlmK/23S rRNA (guanine(2445)-N(2))-methyltransferase RlmL — protein: MKFFVSCAKGLEYLLADELIALGVPKATATVAGVNAEGEPVDAQRAVLWSRLASRVLWPIAEFECLDEQALYDGVMAIAWEQHTRPELTLAVDAHVSGEAITHARYAAQRVKDAVVDRLRQQGLERPSVDVEQPDVRINLSLRKGRATISIDLGGGPMHRRGWRQAQNEAPLKENLAAAVLMRGGWPALYHEGGALLDPMCGSGTLLIEGALMAADVAPGLQRHGNVLPSRWLGFDVASWRALFAEAVQRETEGRKALRPAFFGSDIDLGSIRAARDNAVLAGLAGQLQFEACDMAQLPVREEPRGLVVCNPPYDERLAADADLYRALGDALQRSVPQWRASLLCGNADLGYATGLRAGKKYQLFNGAIECALIVCDPVAAPAREPREAKPLSEGAQMVANRLRKNLKKFKSWRARENVTCYRAYDADLPEYAAAIDVYVEEGGQGRTFLHVQEYAAPATIPEHDVRRRFSELLAATREVFGVPQEQIAVKSRERGKGGAKYGRMQQRDEFIVVRESGALLRVNLFDYLDTGLFLDHRPLRWRMAQEARGKRFLNLFCYTGVASVQAAVAGAASTTSVDLSATYLQWCADNLAENGLGGAKHRLVQADAVRWLEAEQAEYDLVFCDPPTFSNSARADDFDVQKEHVRLLRAAVARLAPGGVLYFSNNFRRFKLDEAAVAEFARCEDISAKTIPPDFERNARIHRAWRLTRA
- a CDS encoding chemotaxis protein CheX, yielding MAAKFLGQFLLERGTITSAQLLAALDAQRASNPLLGELAVHHRMLDAAQARRINERQRAEDRRFGDIALEMGLLDAGQLDVLLTAQKKGRKLFGQILVEQGAVSAEVLDAELVAHRRDLDEANHALALGIAGHALADMATSTIRVCNRLFPRLAGSQCQASGIADDAALEACDVTAHVRIDAGSQSLLVGVGCSRATARAMACSLLSIPPAECDEELAIDALGELVNVLMGYVVRDTLAEDASYRAHPPSTALSAADLASSRSTLALSMASQRGDFVLIVG
- a CDS encoding response regulator, with the protein product MTSRPTVLLCDDSRALRMLAARQLDDCGFHVVGEAGNGLEAVSQYLALKPDVVLMDLVMPECDGKQALGRILAQDPDARVVILSSLGAQSDIEECLKLGAKSYLQKPIDPEVMDRVLHEAVA
- a CDS encoding serine hydrolase; its protein translation is MLLRRLILSLSCLGAAVAASAAEPVSQVRVAFDRDGIVATHVEGKADLATGRNVTADDPVRVASISKLVTAIGVMRLVEAGTLDLDADVSTYLGWPLRHPRFPGTKITLRLLLSHQSSLTDAAGYYATPLGETLKTILDDPKAWDDAHAPGAHFRYTNLNFPLVAMAMESATGERFDRLMQRLVLAPLELDACFNWAACDDATAMRAVVLYRDGHVVRDDNLAGKPACAVVTAEGADCDLTRWKPGENGALFSPQGGLRISAYGLARIGRLLLNHGEIDGVRLLMPASVDAMVAPQWTFDGGNGVTHEEDTGDGRNQAFFCRYGLAVQTLATPVDGCGDDPFGDGVARVGHSGDAYGLRSGLWVDLRAGTGVVYFATDAGASPAGAHSAFSRIEETLATGASP